The Glycine soja cultivar W05 chromosome 9, ASM419377v2, whole genome shotgun sequence sequence TTCGACGTGGAAACATCACACTTGAAGAACAGCTTCTTATTCTTGAACTCCACGGTCGCTGGGGAAACCGGTAagcaaaaatgattaaatatttattatcatatcTCTTCTATCTTATTAATTTCtacatcatttttctttatttctttttccatttttcatcacatcatttatcaaatatatcaaattttctttattcttttctcttcgtctctctttctttcacccATACACTTAAAATAAGGTTTTACATtttccaaaatttaaatatatatgcatgcaaGATGCAACCAAacattatatcttttttttaattaaattattcatcaTCATTAATCAAAATTCCCAGATTCTGATCTAGTTTATTGATTTGATCAGTTGGTCTAAAATTGCTCAATATTTGCCGGGAAGAACCGATAATGAGATTAAAAACTATTGGAGAACCCGTGTCCAAAAGCATGCCAAGCAACTCAAATGTGACGTGAATAGCAAGCAATTCAAGGATGCCATGCGCTATCTTTGGATGCCGAGGCTGGTGGAGCGCATTCAAGCCGCCGCGGCTGCCACCACCACCGTGGCGGCTGCGGGTTCTCCAACGGCATCTGCCAGTGCTACCACAACCATcaccaccaacaacaacacCACCACATACAACTACTACGACAACAACAACCTTAACAACAGTTTTGAGGTGCACAGTGGGAACATGATGGTGAGAAATCCAACAATCatgaacaacaataacttttgtgGTTCACATAGTTACACTCCCGAGAATAGTAGCACGGGTGCATCATCGGATTCGTTTGGTACACAGGTTTCACCTGTCTCGGACTTGACTCAGGATTATTACAGTAATGTCACGGCTGggaataataacaacaataacccTAATCCTGATCAGTATTACCAACAAGCACATGATCAACTGAGTTTCTTAGACTGCATCACAAGCCCATCAGGGTTGTTCGATTTCCAACCCATGGAACCAAACACCCCGTGGATTAATCTGAGTAATGTTGGGGACACGTCCAACGGTTTCTGGAATGTTGAAAACATGTTGCTCTTTCAACAATTCTCTGACAACAACATGTGAAACATTCGTAGGAGAATTCATGGTGAAAACCGTGACGAAGGGGGGAAATATTGTTAAATTTACAGATGATAAAGTTATATAAGTAGAAAATTGAGCAAATAGAATAAATTCATATGTAGGACACACGTAGGATCCACGACATGGACATAGATTTTAAGCTAAGGATATTATAAGAGCAAAGAGAAGGAAACTgtgaattactttttttaagtttaatttgtacggacttttttttgttctttgatTTTCCTTATTTTAAAGGGGGTGTGGgaaatatttgtaatttgaGCTTTCTCAGTATAAGATTTCATtctttgaaattattaaatctatgttctgttgttttattttgattccgATCTTAATTCCCTAGCTAGGTAGCTAGAGATCACTATTAGTAGTGAGTGCATTATGGATGCATGATcgtacaaattaatttaataatatataacctAAAGACGTGTGCATAATTGATTCCACACAACACACCCGAGCCCTCTTTTTTCATTTGCCAATTCCCTATTACAacagttatatatataagtaattataAGTAATCCCACTTTTGAAACCTTGTCCACGGGACCTGAACCAAACCCCGCAAAGTGTTTTTCTAGATCGTTAAAAAAGAGGTGGAAAGCAATCGTAATTTTTTTAGACGTGGTCTTGTATTATTGGCATGTTCTTCAAGTTGGCCATTAGCGACAAAaactttcaaaagtttaaacaTAAGCCTCCATTATTACCATCGTTAATGATCATAAAGCTTACTAATTTGCCACCTAAGTACGATTCCAAGGACCCTACCCCAAATTTCTCTCACGCTTTGTTGGATTTCGTACGAACATAGCTCCACTATGATCCAAAATTACCAACTTTCAGTCTAATCCATACAAGCCAAGATGCCCTGAAGGGTAATTCGGTAAATTCATGCAATGCACGTGCAGGGTTCATGAGTTGCAAAACGTGAAGGAATAGTAGAGAGAGGGAGAAGATGATCGTGGCGGCGGGGAATCTTTGAAGGCAGCGTGCCTATACGAGAAGCCATCCGTGTGGTCCCGTAGAAAGAGGTGTTCAGAAGTTGCCACgcgttatattatattatattatattccaaatacaaatataaatcatgttttcttttttttttttttaaaagaaaaagattgaaagtagccgaaataataatatattacgtACCTTAATTAGGGTTCCTGGATCGACAGGACTGTGGCCCTTGCAGCCGCAATTGCCACATAGCAGTGTTCATATTGCTCTTCCCTCTCTTTCCATGTATATACTAGTATTAATTATTCGTATAGTACAACCACCGACTTTCttacaacaaaaaatgaaatttctaTGCTCTAAGGATGGCCAAATAATCAAATATACTTGGTTGACAGCAAGGCTAACTGGGTAAAGGAAATGGTTGTAATAGCTGGTATTGAATAGGATGCATGTATTTATCGTAGGGAACGTGAAAGAACATAAAGGGAGCCAGGGAGGGTGACGATACATATTTTTAGCTAACTATATCAAACATTAGTTTTTCAAGCATAGGATCATACCCAAGATTTTACTGGAGAATTAGGGGTGTAATATCCAAAACTAACCACGTGCTTGTAAAAAAGTAATAACGATGTACTTAATAATGATAAactgtaattttatatttttttgtatttaaactACTAAAACCGTTCcatatgaaaatgataaatatatctTAACCAAAATATTCTTATAACAAGTGTCCACAcaccaaaaaacaaaatgagtttAGTCAATTGGAACGTGACAATTAAGTACTCTTTTACTCAAAACATTATAGTCCATTGTAATTAACTGAATAATTGTTCAGTCAAGGCAAGTAACCGTCGGCTCATTATATTAATCAAGATTAATGAGGCAATAAGGTAATACTTGacttaaattattcaaatactgcaatgtgttttattaatttattttgggcAAATATGTTTCACTTGAGTAGGACTTGATGAATGCTAACATCTTTTAGTTTGTAATACTCCTTTACACTAATTAAAGTTATGAGTCATCCCTGATAAAGATACGTATGAGAAACGTATTCCAATATGCAAGTTGAGCattcaaaaaagaagaaagtacaTAACTGGACTCCACAACCCAAACGGTGCGAAGactttttaagtttttgtcCTTGAGCCACGTTTGAGTTCTTGCAATGTTCGTCCACGATTCTAACCCGGAGATGAGTACTTCGTAGTCAAGAAGTGGGTCCCACGATGAGCCCACGTGGGCATGGAAGAACCAAAAACCAACAGCAACATGCGGAACTAAACTTTGATTGCACCATTAAGGTATCTGAAATATGTGTGATTATGATGTTATGGCAACATTCCATCTCAACACTGTTGGAAAGGCACTCCTCAAGTTCCTTACAATGAACCTGTGCCCTTTAAGCTTATCATGTCACGACAGTCACGTGTCACCATTTTTTGGATTACAACAATAACACATAATAACActgttttatttgttaattttggttGCGTTTTTCTAATAATAATCATGATGAGCCATAATTAGaataaatacttatataaaaatttatcgaACAGGATAAATTGATTCTTTCATAACAATAACAATGataatggatcattttaagaattactgtaatttttatatagattatattttttttaataaaaaacaatcttATTCATTAACTTGTAGGTGACTATTTTAGTTTAATGAGTGATTTTAAGAGAATGGTTTGACATTTATGTACCCATTTTGATTTGTTAatgtaaaattgtttttctctaattttttttatcaaattaaaataatctagtGATTTTAGAAGCTTAATTTCTTCAATGagagtatttttaatatttttttaatttttcatttcttttaatgtattgttttcaatatttttaaatctagcttcaattttaatatttctttaaataattaataattaaaagattatattgtatcacaatataaattaattaacataaatttaaaatataaattatattttaaaaatatttatatattataaattataattataatatattttatacatttattataaattttaatcatataaaataaatattcatatagTGCAATAATAAAAGCAtaagtataaatatttaatgttttgttttattaattgaataacTCTCCCCTCTCGTAGTGGGTCTCTTTACTTTCATGCCCTGCCATGAGGAAAGGGGGTCCATTTTACTTTtctacaatatttttatatataattaatacttatattaattatgtaCATAATAacagtattatatatatatatatatatatatatataataatgtataTATGCAGACATAAATTGTActatataatatatgtataattattttatatatacaatacTAGAATTTATTTATAGTGAATTAAAATCACTGTAAATTACTAGGTACTTAGTCCAATGGAGTTAATAATAGTTTTTATTGTGAAGAGActatatttttttgaacttgAGATCACTAATATGGTAttgcaataaataattaattagactAGGCTGAagacaaatattataaaaattgattaaaaaattttgttgatattttccTATGAAAAGTTTAGTGTAATTTACTGAAGGAAAACGACTCCATATATAAGCCTAGTAAAAAGAAAAACGGactgtaaaaaattaaaattttatgattgaTTTTTATCAATTGAAAAGCTATGAAAAATCCCACTGTAATATGCCTTTATATTTCTGATGGAAAAATTATATGCAATTTACTCGTGTAAATTAAGATTATTGCAATCCATTTGAATTATGTATGGATAGGGATCTTAACGTAGCCGGGTTAATTTTGGTGGGTCAATCAATCTACTCAATGCATGTTTGTTTTCGCGTCCGCACAAAATTTCACGTGTCAATTTAAAGCTAAACAATGTAGCTTCTGCATAAAGCATCTACAAAAATTGACGTGGTTTTATCACGAGACATGAgaatataatgaaaatttaaacaaGCCGTTAACCCACAAAAATGAGTTGGGTGATTTAATCAGCATAACCCAATCCATATAATCTGCCAGTCTTACAAGTCAAGAGACGGGTTGGattttttttcagatttttataaattatttagtgaatttttttttgggcattttattttatgaagtgTTACTgatttcatgttattttttttatttcactttatatttatttaactcATGATAAtagtttctaaaaataatttgtgcTAAGACAATGTAGTAAGATAATATTCTTGTGATTGTGAcatcatatttaaattatttatatttatatatttggcaGGTCAACTTATGAGTCatctatactttttttttatcttttttttaaaaaacaaatcagcTGTGTGAGTCCAACTTAACCCATAACGCACCATGGATAGCTTAGGTTGAGACTCTTAAAACAAATTCACTCTAACttgatggataaaaaaaaacactctaaCTTAGCCTGTTTTTTGGCAGGCTAAAGACAAGTTGAGCTGAAGTTGAGCTGAGTTTGTTGGATCAGGATTGAGAATCTAGAGGGAGATGAATAGATTTCATGTCAAAGCCAATAGATCAGTTGAGTCATTTCACATTCCTAGATACAGTACCAAGCCTAATATAACTAGACATTGTAATAACATAATTTCATGTTGTAAAAAGTATGTATATACGGGGTTGACTCACTGATGAATGAGATctaaagaaaattttgagaaagatttttttttttttttttactttagatGAGAAAGTTATATTTTAGACCTTTTGTTAacatatgtaatatttttactttataaaaaaattaatatatttttttttattaattaaaagatttaaagcCTAAATTTTAGTAACCTTGTTCTTGAGCCTGTCCACGCACGTATATAGAAATGATCAAGACGTTGCATCTTATCTCAACCTAAACCGATGTCCATCTTGAACAGTATGTTTGgtttaaaatatatcaagttATCAACGATAATGGTGGCACTTTGGAACTCTTAATCTTGGGATATATCATGAgaccaataataataaaaacgtGGGCATAGTCAAGTAGACCGTGAGGGATAGGAAATTCTCAAATCTTCTAATTAAGCAAGTATGGTTAGAAAGGATTTCTGAGCAGGGCCTCTGGTTGGGTGCACTTTATCACTTTCTCTTTTCTATCCGTTTTTTAGTAGTACATCCACGTTACATCATTTTCATTGTCGCTTATGATCACTTGCGTGAAGCTTTGTGATGAAGAAAATggataaatatacaaaataataagCATGGTTTTCAAGTTAAGGGCGTTTCAAAGGTCTCATCTCGCAACCCCTCACAACCACAAGTTCAAGTTGCGCCAACAACAGTTAATGGCGTGATCACCTCTTGCCTCTTGTCAACTTTCATAGGTCATTGCCTCAAAATGTGGGGAAGTTCTTTCCTACCCGTAACAAAGAAAGTGAATGCTTTTGTTGGCTTTTCCACTAAAAGGAAAAACATGTTTTGCATTTAGTCTTTACTCTagctacaaataaataaatcaaaaccaGATATGCAACTATGATTGTAGATGGAATCAATCTTAATATTAATTAGCTTAAAGATTTAGAAGAAAGGTGTGGCTTATATTGCA is a genomic window containing:
- the LOC114366836 gene encoding transcription factor MYB108-like translates to MEVKGIRASNSTTTTTTIQSEDEMDLRRGPWTVDEDLALINYIANHGEGRWNSLARSAGLKRTGKSCRLRWLNYLRPDVRRGNITLEEQLLILELHGRWGNRWSKIAQYLPGRTDNEIKNYWRTRVQKHAKQLKCDVNSKQFKDAMRYLWMPRLVERIQAAAAATTTVAAAGSPTASASATTTITTNNNTTTYNYYDNNNLNNSFEVHSGNMMVRNPTIMNNNNFCGSHSYTPENSSTGASSDSFGTQVSPVSDLTQDYYSNVTAGNNNNNNPNPDQYYQQAHDQLSFLDCITSPSGLFDFQPMEPNTPWINLSNVGDTSNGFWNVENMLLFQQFSDNNM